One window of Eublepharis macularius isolate TG4126 chromosome 17, MPM_Emac_v1.0, whole genome shotgun sequence genomic DNA carries:
- the MRPS23 gene encoding 28S ribosomal protein S23, mitochondrial, protein MAGSRLEKLGTVFSRTRDLMRAGVMPESKKPIWYDVYAAFPPLREPVHQELRPRYGKVQDTVPTILYKEDEIRAKFYEAYGNGPKAFELSKLNFKSTCQRFVEKYTELQKQGEVDEDRLFEETGKALLAEGIILQRKATGSVAQQAPQEAKSKDPLLTVRLQSMLQEMQDDADAQEAPPVEVQEEEPVPS, encoded by the exons ATGGCGGGCAGCAGGCTAGAGAAGCTGGGCACCGTGTTCTCCCG TACAAGGGACTTGATGCGCGCTGGAGTGATGCCTGAATCGAAGAAGCCAATCTGGTATGATGTTTATGCTGCTTTCCCCCCGCTGAGGGAGCCTGTCCATCAGGAACTTCGTCCACGTTACGGCAAAGTGCAGGACACGGTACCCACCATCCTGTACAAGGAAGATGAGATCCGAGC GAAATTTTATGAAGCTTATGGAAATGGTCCAAAAGCCTTTGAACTGTCCAAATTAAACTTTAAATCCACGTGCCAAAG GTTTGTTGAAAAATATACCGAACTACAGAAGCAAGGAGAGGTGGATGAGGACAGACTATTTGAAGAAACTGGGAAAGCTCTCTTGGCAGAGGGAATTATCTTGCAAAGAAAAGCAACAGGCAGT GTCGCCCAGCAGGCTCCCCAGGAAGCCAAATCCAAGGATCCGTTGTTAACCGTGAGACTCCAGAGCATGCTGCAGGAGATGCAGGATGATGCAGACGCCCAGGAGGCCCCGCCTGTGGAAGTGCAAGAGGAAGAACCCGTACCGTCCTAA